The DNA sequence AGACAACTTCAAAGATGTAGGCTTCGACTAAACTATGTCGCTCTAGCCTTGCATTTCGGTGTATTGTATGAgttattgattgatgtgataaTTGGTGGGTGTTGGAATGCATATATGTGGATGAATGACGAGATGACTAGAGATTATTAGTGTGCTTTGTTAAATGTTCATGGAGGTGCTAAATGATTGAATTGTTGTATTATGTTGAGACATAGTGGTCTATGTGATGAATGTTCGAGTGTAATGAAACAATGAACTACGAAtagcttgatccctgtttagggtacgtaggcagtctaacgaggaggttaaaTGCAGCCATAAAGCATACGGAAAATTATTACGTAGTTGGATCTTGAGTTATGTCTTATACATATCCCGGAGGCGGGATTTGTTAGATATACGGATGCTAGGTGACGTCACGcgtcgatcctggacgtatgtcgggtTCAGGGCATGACATGCACACtcattttttatcttttgtttttgttaaatttattcattgattttcgtcaattcatttgattcgaTGGCCAGAAATGAAAGAGTGTGCAAGAGGTAAAAATAGGTGTATAGATAACATCTTCCTATTTTAATTGCATATTACGTATGAACATTTTATTGTAATGTAGTtgattgtgatttttttttcttttaggttGAAGTTGCTATGAATATTTATGTCGCTAGCTAGACTGTGAATTTGAACCAATAATCAAATTGATTTTATTCGAAAATATTATTGTTGTTGGTGTGGATTTAATTCAGACCGATTCTCCTTTCCctaacaactaacaatttaaattaTCTAACCTACTAACGATATcgttctacaaaaaaaaatattactattTGTCTAAAAAGAAAACATTAGTATGTAATTCTGAAACCCCATACCCGCAGATATCAATTGCAATGTTTGCTTATGACTAGACAAATTACTCATATTTGCAGAAGCCAATAGTGATAGAAGCTGAGTTTGCTCAGATGGGCACTAGAAGAGTTATCAAGGAGTTTCTAAAATATAGGAATCCTGGTCCACTTTTCCTGCCTAAAGGCAATGGTTTTGGACATCCCACAGATACTCCTATTGTCTTGCCAAGTTGGTTGTCTGAGGATGAAGTGAACTACTACGCCGCTAAATTTGACAAGACAGGCTTCACCGGCGGCATAAACTACTACCGGAATTTTGACCTGTAAGTAAGTTTTTTTGAACTTATGTTATCGAGTGTCGATGACTCTAATGGTAATCGTTGTTTTAATTAGTTTCAGCCGCTTTAACAATGCAGAAATTGGGAACTAACTGCACCATGGACGGGGGCTCAAGTGAAAGTTCCAGTGAAGTTTGTTGTGGGAGACCAGGACCTAGTTTACAAATCTTTAGGTGCCAAGGACTTCATACACAAAGGCGGGTTCAAGAAATTTGTGCCGCTTCTGGAAGAAGTAGTTGTGCTGGAAGAAGTTGCCCATTTTATTCAACTAGAAAAGCCTGATGAAATCAGCAAACACATTCACGATTTCATCAAGAAATTCCATTTGCCATATGTCCTTGTGTCGACGCTAGCTATTGCCTACTGGTGTTTCAGTTATGCATTTCTTGCCTCGGAGTTTGAATAACGTTGTAATGAACATCATTGTTTCCTTGTTTACCAGCATGCAACTTCCGTCAACTCGTTTGGTTTTGTTATGAATAATCACTGATGATGTGTGTAATTTAAACTATCACGACTAAGTttaattttataagttgtttCTGTTTGATTTAGTCAGTCCGATGACTTGAAAAATCAAGAGGTGTGTGAGGAGTTAAAAACATCTAGGTTGCTTTAAAATAATTGTGGATGTGTTCAAATGTTTGTGAGGTAACTTATCAAGATACTCATTGTCGCAGGATTTACGAAGCTATGACTGAAGTAAAAACTAAACCTATATCATAGAGGTCGATTTTGCACCACTTTGTCACATTACTGAATGACCACTTTCTCACAAGTCTGACAAAATATGTAAATTGATTTAATGTCAAATGTTGAGGTCTAATAAGAAAAATCGAAATCTCATGAATCATTTCAAAACTGATTTTAAACCTTAGCAATGTAAAATGTATTTAGTTTGAAAAACATGCATTGAACATAAATGAATATCAAAATTACTAATTAACAGATTAATTTAAGAGTTTTCTACATATAAATTCTTAAAAACAACACATTAGAATAATATTTCAAACTCAATTATCGAGAGATATATGACACTTAATTAATTACTTGTGTTTATTAGTAAAAACGAGTGCTTCGTGGCTGATCCACGAAACTTCCTGCGTAAGATTAGAATCATTATGTAAAAATCATCtcgacaaaaaattaataaaatatgagaatgtttagtcatcaaattttataaaaacagaTCATTGAAATCGACAAAAGTTTTACAAACTATCTATCTATTTGCTACAGTTTATTGAATAAACaaccttaattttaattattttttacaaatataATATTTCTAGAGTGTTTTATGGTATCaatcagtgttctaaaaaatgcCCTAGGCGCTGGGCGGACACCATCCAAGGCGTTTTATTGCAAATCGGCCGATCCAAGGCGTTTTATTGCAAATCGGCCGAGCTCTAGGCGGCTgggcggttttttttttttttttttttttctattctgAGTTTCTAACTTCTAATTCATAATTTCAGATTCTATGaagatgagggaagagagagtgtgaagagagagagagagagagagagacaagaaGTGAATTTTTGCAACTCGTCTCTATGAAGACGAGGGAAGAAAAAATGCATATGCAGCTCGTCTGTGAAGAGTgcgagaagagagagagagagagagggttgagCTTCATGAGGAGGGCAAGGGGCTGGCCGATGCTGCCGGCGGCACCGAGAACGGCGACCTTCCATTTGGGGACGGAGGCGGAGGAGTAGCTACGGTGAGCGACTCAGTGTACGGATCTGGCGATGGAGCTTGAAagcctcatttttttttttttttttttttgctttgggAGTGTCGAAAGCTTGCTGCTTCGAATTGTTTACActgaaacaacaacaaaaaaaaaaaaaaaaaaaaaaaaaaaaaaaaaaaacaacaagaaGTTAACAACGACTAATTTACAGTGAGAGGTTGCGTACTGTATATATTTATGGTTGGCTCCTAGGAATCCAAGGTCAAAAGCATGGTTTTAATAATGAAAACCATGGACTTTGACATggttttaaacttttaattatGAAAACCAACCATGGACGGGTGATGTGAAAGAGTAGAGGTGAGGTGGACGGTTTTATGGTTTTAATAATGAAAACCACCCATagactttttatatttttaaaagtttggtatgtatatattgtgtatatatattatatatacacaaGTATATAAatcttatataaattataaattatttagataatatttttttttcctaggcaagcatattatatatgtacaaaaaacattcacatatgtatattcttttataagaaataacatattagtaAATAATTGTTTACATttgatataataaatttaattaattcataaaatatataagaaatttacctaaatccacATAGaccacctaggcgctaggccctagcccgccgcccgactagcacctaacgttttttagaaccttggtatCAATGGACTATTATAATCTCTGGGAAGCAAAAAGAGGcaaaatgttttttttgttttttttgttttttttaaagaaaacgaCGACATATATTTCATTGAAGCTATAAAAGGCTAATTAGTACACGGTGAAGATAAATCCTCCATAAGAAGGTCACTAATTAAGGTTGGAAGTTCATCTAATCAAGTACAATTGTTTCCAATTCCACAATAAAGAACAAAACGAGCTAAGCGATGAGCAACCGAGTTTGCTTGTCGGCGGATGTGGGCAACATAAGCTTCAGCGACCATAGTTAGCCATAACTTAGCATCTTGCCCCATATGAAATTACGCCTAAATTCCTTATTTCACTCCAATTTTAATCTCACTCCCAACAtgaagaacaaaacaaatggaCAAGTTCAGATACCGCCTCGTAAGACGTTTAATCCGTGAGTCAAATACAATAGCACcaggcagaaaaaaaaaacaaatacttCTGCAGGCTTCCTTGTATAAAAAGACACAGAAACACCCAAACAGTAATCACTCACTGATAACTGTTACAAGAGAGAAAAAAcagagagaaagttagagatAGAGCGATCGACGATCATGGAGTCGGAGGGAATAGAGCACCGAACGGTCCAAGTGAACGACATCAATATGCACGTTGCCAAGAAAGGTAATGGCTCACTCATCCTTTTCATCCACGGCTTTCCTGATCTCTGGTACTGCTGGCGCCACCAAATCCTCACCCTCTCCGCCCTCGGCTACTGCGTCGTCGCCCCCGACCTCCGAGGGTATGGCGACACCGACGCCCCCGCCTCCCCCTCCAGCTACACCTGATTCCACATGGTTGGAGATCTCGTGGCTCTCCTGGACGCCATCGCACCCTATCAGGAGCAGGTGTTCGTGGTGGCCCACGACTGGGGCGCCATCATCACTTGGTACCTCTGCATGTTTCGGCCCGACCGGGTCAAAGCCTTGGTCAGCTTGAGCGTGCAGTTCCGGCCGCGAAATCCTCAGAGGAAGTTCATCGAAATGGTTCAAGCTGCTTATGGCGATGACTATTACATGTGCAGATTTCAGGTTTGgtactttttatgtatttatttattttttggaattttttagCCCCACAAAATTTATCATTTTCTAAGACCATCTGCAATGGTTGGGCTAAAAACCAAATATTTTAGCCcgaaaaatttagcttttagcccagaaacagcttttctgctccaaccgttctagcctaaaattttagctcgggattattaaagaataaacttAGGCTATTTTTGTggataaattaatttaaaaaaaaaaatatgtagactatcgtaaattaattttatgaacattttaatctaaaaaaatttaaattccgataaatattgaaaaatttaaattccaatttcTGGGCTAAATTTTGGGGGGAATCTGGCCTTGGTTTAGCATTTAACATTTAGCCCAAATTTTCCCCTTGGGTTGGATTGGGTTTGGGGGAAAATTTTGGGgagtaatttggcttttagcccaccattggagttggtctaaagaataatataacgaataaaaagaaattaaagaaaaacaaaaggagcCAAACTCTCCACGGTCCACCTACCCGATTGCCACCCACCGAACCACATACAACCTCGTCGGCAGCCATTTCCTTGCAATTTCTACTACTAAATGCCAGTCGGGAGAACACAAACCAACTACGCAATCCAAATTAATGCACAATACGTTTAAGGAATTGAAATCTTgggttttctttagttttttagGAATTTTGGCTATCCCCAAATTCCAGAAAGAACCCAAAACACCCTAGAAAAAATTAATTGTGGGTATCCTCAAatcccagaagaaaaaaaaattgtggctGTCCTCAAATTCCAAAATACCCAGATATTTGTTGGTGGGCCTGATCAATCAGATAAGGTTTTTGGCAACAACGTTGCTGGTTATGTCTGTGGAGATATGAGTTGAATGATTTTAATTATTGGCCTTCCCACTTCTCTGAtttggagagagaggaagagacagAAGGGGCGAAGAGATAACCTTCGCCGCCGATGAGGATCTTTGCGACGACGGGTGGGACTACTTGGGGTAGATGGTCGTCGGATAGTTTGGGGGATGCCGTTGTTTTtcttaagtttttagttttttacaAATTGCCGATGTTACTTCAAATCCTAGCAGATTGAAAATGACCATATCTGTCTCTGTTGAATGAATCTGAATCCcaaagttttcctttaaatcgGATGTGACAGTGTCTTTTGCTACATTATCTACCTTTAAAAGCTAACATTTTGATTGCAGATCACGTATGAACATTTTATTGTAATGTAGTtgattgtgatttttttttctttttaggttGAAGTGCCTACCAAATTGGGTTAATACGAAAATATTGTTGTTGTAGATGGTATTTAATCGTATTTGTGAAAGGTAATCATGCATGTGCACTTTTCTGCACTTTCGATTTTTATCGCCCCTCTTTAACGAATAATTAACTAACTCACTAACTCTATCGCTACTAAAAAATATTACTGTTTGCCTTAAAAGATAGCATGACTATGTATTTGTGAAACTGTGTACTCGCATATCAATTGCAATTTTTGCTTGTGATTGGACAAATTACTCATATTTGTAGGAGCCAGGAGTGATAGAAGCCGAGTTTGCTCAGATGGGCACTCCAAGAGTTATCAAGGAGTTTCTAACATATAGGAATCCTGGTCCAGCTTTCCTTTGGACGTCCGACAGATACTCCTATTGTCTTGCCAAGTTGGTTGTCTGAGGATGACGTGAAATACTACGCCACCAAATTTGACAAGACGGGCTTCACCGGCCCCGTAAACTACTATCGGAATTTGGACGTGCTGTACGTAATTTTTTTCGAACTTATGTATTGCTGTCGACTATAATGGTAATcgttgttttaattaatttctttggCTTTAACAATGCAGAAACTGGGAACTAACTGCCCCATGGACTGAGGCTCAAGTGAAAGTTCCAGTGAAGTTTATTGTGGGAGACCAGGACCTGATTTACAACTCTCTAGGTGCTCAGGACTTCATACACAAAGGTGGGTTCAAGAAATATGTGCCGCTTTTGGAAGAAGTAGTTGTACTGGAAGGAGTTGCCCATTTTCTGCAACAAGAAAAGCCTGATGAAATCAGCAAACACATTCACGACTTCGTCAAGAAATTCCATTAGCCGTATATATGTCCTTATGTCGATGCTTGCTAGCTACTGCCTACTAGTGTTTCAGTTATGCATTTCTTGCCAAAGACTTTTAAGTGACGTAACAAACATCGTTGTTTCCTTGTTTATCGGCGTGCAACTTCCGTCAactagtttttttcttttttgttgttgttgttgtatatcgTCATTGATGATACGTGTATTTTAAACTAggaaaattaagtttaattttataagctagtttttgtttgatttagtCAATCCGATTACTTGAAATAAAGAAGTGCGTGAGGAGTTAAAATCGTGTAGGTTGCTTTAAAAGAATTGTGAAAGCGTTCAAATGTCCCTGAGGTACGGTATCAAAATACACACTATTGCTTGGTTCATGAAGGTATGACAACAGTAAAAACTAAACCTAAACctatctcataggtagatgttgCAACACTTTGTCACTTTACCCGATTGACAACTCCCCTACTTTCTCACCAGTCTGACAAAAGCTGTAAATTGTTTTAATGTCAAACGTTGAGGTctaacaagaaaaattaaaatctcaTGAATAATTTCAAAATTGATTCTACACCTCAACCGTGTAAAATGTATTTAGTCCTAAAAACGTGCATCgaacatgaatttttttttttggacgaaGCATCGAACATAATGAATATTAAAATTActaataaacccattaatttaaGAGTTTTCTACATATAAATCCTTAAAAACAATAGTAGAATAATAATTCAAACTCAATTACCATTGAGATATATGACACTTAACTAATTACTTGTGATTATTAATAAAAGATTACCATGTAAAAATCATCTCaacaaaaaatcaataaaatatgaGTGTTTAGTCACCAAATTGTACAAAAACAGATCATTGAAATCTACAAAAGTACTACAAACTATCCATCTATTTACTACAGTTTATTGACTAAATgaccttaattttaattattttttgcaaATATAATATTTCTAGAGTGTTTTATGGTATCATCAATGGACTACTTTCTAGGCAGCGTAAGAAATACTAAACCGTGAAATTTATTTCCATCCGAAAAATGTTCTTTCTACGCCTACATTCTTTATTCCACTCCATTTTAATCAAACTCCAAACGTGAAGAACGAAACAAATAGACATGTTCAAATACCACCTCGTAAGATATTTAATCCGAGAGTCAAATACAATAGCACCAGCACGCAAATTCAACTAGCTCAAGAACTTGCTTGGCTCTTCCGTTTTTCGACATTGAACTGAACATCCACGACGTTGGTTATGCCAGCAGTTATCTTTTGACCTATTTTTACTGGGCCAACACCTTGGGGAGTGCCTGCACAAGCAGTACCAAACCATAATTAGCTTCTTGTCGAAAAAATATTCGCACGTCTCCTAGATGCGGAGGAAGTCGGGTTGGATGGAAACCTTAGGTACAGATAAAAATTTCATACCTGTTAGTATTACATCTCCTTCGAGAAGTGTCATAATGGAACTTATGTGACTGATGAGAAACGGGAGTTTAAATATCATGTCCTTGGTTGAGCCTTTCTGCTTCAATTCTCCATCTACCTGCGGTGAAGCGAATTAATTTGAACGCATTAGGAGTGGCCAATACTAGAGCTCGTGAAAGCAAAGGAAGCACTAAGAACCTTCAGCCACAACTCTATATCATCCGGGTTTGGCACCATTTCCTTGGGCAGCTGCATGAAGTTTGGAGAATCAAATGGTTAAATATGCTTAAAAATATAGGTAGTCATAGTGATTGAATTATTTGCATTATAACTCTGGTGAAATTATAAGTTTACAACTAATATCTATGCCTCTACAGAGCATCCCTAATCAAATAGGTCTTAACTGGGAAAAATAACCCCATGTTGTCCCTCAACTACCTTATAAGAAACTGGACAAGTTAATCTGGGGAGCTTTAGTTGGTGTGGCAACAGAGCCAAGCACGGTTAAATTTGCGATACTCATCCTCACCCCCACCTCTAAACAAGctttctttttaaaattaagTTCCGTTCTATAGTGATAAATGTCAGCAGAAATAATCAATATAGCCCATATAGCACATCCTCATCGCCCCATTGGTCTGAAATGATTTTCACGTTAGCTACCTCACTATAAACATACAATAGAAAATCACTCGTAACAAAGAGAAAAGCATCAAAGATAAGCAATGCAATTCTTACTGCGGAACTGATTGGTGTGAAGGTGTCCTGCCCTTTAGCTATGGTCCATGGAAGACCTGCAGACTGTAAAAGGAAATAATGTACATTAACAACGATAACAACATTGTACCAGCATGTCCAGTGATCCGCATATACAAAACTTTATATTCAATTTGGACAGGAAGTAAAAAGGAACACACTTTAACTTTAGGTATCCTAGAATAGAGTACAGGTTTAGAACTTGAACTGTTCCGCTCTTATTCTTCATGAGATCAGGCCATAGTAGTGACTACTGGACTTTTTTGTAGTTTACATCACAGGTACCTCTCggtttatgaaagttgttcatctaaTGTTTATTTTCCTCTGACAAACATCGCTTGTATTAATCTGTACATACGAGCTAAATTAATGCACTTCTCATATCGAACATCTAGATAAAACGAGAAACGAAAAGTCTTATATGCAAAAGATAACTCATTCATCAGAAACCAACAATACATTTGCAGTAGCTGTTACAATTAAAACATATTGATTATCATGAATTGCAGCATTAACATTCTAATTAGAAACTTGTAGTCATAAAATTGAACATTTCGCTACCGTGTTAGATCACATTAAACAATCCGATTTTCGATAATTACCTTAGCAGAAGCTTGAATTTCTCTGGCAGTCATATCCAGAGCAAGTGCATAACCTTAAACCATCAGATTTTCGCTAATCAGATTTAAACTCAAAACTAAATCATTAACAGCAGCATTATTAACtgattaattaacaaataacagtaacaaaaattacaaatttaccGGCGACGTAATCCATGGCGGTGGATTGCGGAACATCGCGAGCTTTCTGAGAGATGATCACCGCCAGCTCCACCTCATGGTCCAGCGACAACAGAGGGTGAGGGACTTCGATCGTGCCGCCGTTCTTCAAGTAAGACGACGTTGGTTTGAGGAAAAGCACGGGCTCCTTCACGGATCACAATCAATCAGAattaggagagagagagggaaagaggagagagaaagaggtggACCTTGGGGACGGCGTTGCCAAGTTCTTTGGCGTGGGCGGCGTAGTTTCTGCCGACTCCGACGATCTTAGTGCCTGCTTGCAAAAGCTTCTCTAACGCCGTGGCTGCCATCTCCAAAGTTTCAGTCTTTGATTCCGACTACGATTTCCAACTGAAATGTTTCCCGCACGGAGTTGTCGTATCCTGAACTCTGtaatttgttaattattttgtggAATCATTTCATCAACTTTATTGATTTTTATTAGTATTTGGAATTTTGCAGCTAAAATATCATATTTTAATGTCGTAATCCAAATtacaattttctcttttttttagtCGGCGAACAATTTTGCTTGTTACTGCATCAGTTGTCGTTACATTTTAAATGTCAAGATATGTATAgcaaagagatcaaatcacgTATATTTAATAATGATAAATGCAGTCATAATATTCGagaacactttaaaataatgagcaaaaatgcactatTTAATTGTACgcgtattaattttttatttcattatcgAACAAAGTGAAGAGAATCTGATTCACAATACAACAAACACATGTCACAATGTGAATTACGAAACATTTTGTTGCGACATGTCCATATGAATTATGTTAAAACAGATATGCATCAACCGTCAAAATCTTGTACAAGCAAGTGGGCAACTGAGAGCAGATGAACAAAAAGGGAAAGGAAAGTCCATCCAATTTTTTCTACGACAGTTGTCAAAGTATTACACTGGGTAACTTGAGTAATAAACAACAATGTTTCAATGTAAGCTCAAACTGTGTGACTTTGTTCCTTGTCAATAGCAAGGGGCATAAAACTTGGGGTAGTAGGAGTTTCCTGACTGCGTCTGCTACCGGAATGGAGTCGCTGACATTCTGCCTTGCCAGATTCCTCGTCTCCAGATTGACGATGCGACCTGAACTCAAGGAAACTACACATCAGAATGCTTTGTTACTGCCTATTGCTACCTGAGTCTGAGAATTCATTACCGTTGGCGAAAGTTGGGATGCTGGCTGCCAAGCAATGGGCTTGAACAAACACCAGAGTCTGCATTTGCTGGTAGATTTGTCCTCAACTACACATGAATCGGCACAGCATTGCATTACCAAAGAGGTGATCTAAAAGTGTTCCGGAGGAAAAAATGCGCCATGTTATATCATATGAGGCATATCATACTTACAGTTCCTTTGCGCAAACTAGGTGCGCTTGCCGGCTCTGGTGCCCTGGtagctttgttttttctttcatgtACAAGGTGAGCTGCACATTTGCATGTGAAAAATAGTAGCACTGCTCCGagcaaaaacactataatgGATTCGATGACAATAGCTGACCCCAAGCCTGCATTCCTCACAATAAACAGAAGCACTTTGGCTATTTCAAGACCTAAATTGAGTTTTGTTTGGAGCTGTATGACCCAAGAAAGAAGCACTTTGGCTATAAGTTACCGACATACATGCATTACCACTTACCGTGAGCCACAAGCGAACTCATTGGCCTTCCCCTTATTAGATTAACAGAAGCCTCAGCCTGTAAAGGCACCGATATCTTATCAT is a window from the Malus domestica chromosome 16, GDT2T_hap1 genome containing:
- the LOC139192997 gene encoding epoxide hydrolase 3-like, with amino-acid sequence MGTGERRGKEKGEVSVGVPLSGPVPCSIWIPLSGPKSLVPLSGPESYPAWISLSSLICIVLRDSIEWSEIVSTQIPSRGSESLILRDYVEWSGIKPIVIEAEFAQMGTRRVIKEFLKYRNPGPLFLPKGNGFGHPTDTPIVLPSWLSEDEVNYYAAKFDKTGFTGGINYYRNFDLNWELTAPWTGAQVKVPVKFVVGDQDLVYKSLGAKDFIHKGGFKKFVPLLEEVVVLEEVAHFIQLEKPDEISKHIHDFIKKFHLPYVLVSTLAIAYWCFSYAFLASEFE
- the LOC139193204 gene encoding oxaloacetate tautomerase FAHD1, mitochondrial — translated: MAATALEKLLQAGTKIVGVGRNYAAHAKELGNAVPKEPVLFLKPTSSYLKNGGTIEVPHPLLSLDHEVELAVIISQKARDVPQSTAMDYVAGYALALDMTAREIQASAKSAGLPWTIAKGQDTFTPISSALPKEMVPNPDDIELWLKVDGELKQKGSTKDMIFKLPFLISHISSIMTLLEGDVILTGTPQGVGPVKIGQKITAGITNVVDVQFNVEKRKSQASS